Sequence from the Actinocatenispora sera genome:
TCGGCCGGCGGCTCGTCGGTGTGGCCGGAACCCAGCGCGATCGGCTCGCCGGCAAGGTCGACGTCGTCGAGCTCGGCCGGCTCCGGCGGGAGGTCGGTGTCGTCCGGGGCGAGCGGCAGGGTGACCCGGAACGTGGCGCCCTCGCCCGGCGCCGTCTCCACGTCCACCCGGCCGTGGTGTGCCGCGACCAGCGAGGCGACGATGGCCAGGCCCAGGCCGGTACCGCCGGCCTCTCGCGACCGTGCCTTGTCGACCCGGTAGAACCGCTCGAACACGCGGTCTCGTTGCTCGGGGGTGAGCCCGGGCCCCTGGTCGGCGACCTCGACGACCGCCGCGCCGTTCGCGGTGCGTACCCGGATCTGCACCGAGGTACCGGCCGGGGTGTGCGCCAGCGCGTTGTCGACCAGGTTGCGCAGCACCTGGCGCAGCCGCGGCTCGTCGCCCAGCACCACCGGCGGACCGTCCGAGCCGGCGCCGACGTGCAGCGACACGTCGCGGTCCGGCGCGATCGCGCGGGCCGACTGCACCGCGTCGGCCGCGATCGCGAGCAGGTCGACCGGCTCGGAGGCGACCGGGCGCTGCTGGTCCAGCCGGGCCAGCATCAGCAGGTCCTCGACCAGCAGCCCCATCCGGGACGCCTCGGCCTCGATCCGGCGCATCAGCCGGTTCGCCTCGGCCGCACGCTCGTCACCGTGCTCGACCGCGCCCGGGGCGGTGTCCAGCCGCTGCCGGTACAGCTCCGCGAAGCCGCGGATCGTGGTCAGCGGGGTGCGCAACTCGTGGCTCGCGTCGGCGACGAAGCGGCGCATCTTCTCCTCGGACCGGTGCGCCGCGGCGGCCGAGGCCCGGGCCGCGTCCGCGGCGCGCCGGGCGGCGTCGGCGGACCGGCGCGCGGCGTGCTCGGACCCGGCCTGCGCGGAGAACGCCGCCTCGATCTGGCCCAGCATCGCGTTCAGCGCCCGCCCGAGCCGGCCCAGCTCGGTCCGCGGGTCGCGTTCGGGCACCCGCAGGCCGAGGTTGCCGGCGGCGATCGCGCCGGCGGTTCGTTCGATGTCCCGCAACGGGTGCAGGCTGTAGGTGACCACCGCCGCGCCCACGATCGCGAGCAGCACCAGCACCGCCGCGCCGACGATCACCTCGATCGTGATCAACCGGCTGATGGTGGCGTTCACCGAGTCCATCGACGCGGAGATGATCAGGTACTGGTTGGAGTCGCCGAGCTTCAGCGGCTGCACCAGCACCCGCCAGCGGTGCGCGCCGTCGTTCGATCCGGTACTGAACGGCTTTCCGGCCGCGGCGTTGAGCGCGGCGGCGGTGTGCGGGTAGACCGGATAGTTCGTCGGGTGCTGTTCCCCGCTGCCCGTCATGCTGTAGCGGGTGCCGTCGTCCTGCCGGGTCTCGAAGGTGTACTGCGCCTTCAGCGTCATCGGCGACTCGGAGCTGGACGGCACCAGGTCCTGCACGTTGAAGATGATCTTCTGCGAGCCGCCGGTGTTCGGCATCGCGTTGATCTTCTGCTCGATCCTGGTGCGCGTCTGGTGGTTGAGCGAGTTGAGCTGGTCGTCGACCCGCGCGGTCAGGTAGCCGCGCAGGAACATCACGCTGGCCGCGCCGATCAGCACCAGCCCGGCGAGCACCAGCACCATCGCGGCGGCCACCATGCGGCTGGCGAGCGGCATCCGGCCGACCGTGGTCCGCAGGAAGCCACGCACCCCGCGACGCCGGTGCGGCGGCGCCATCCTGGTCGGATCGGCGTAACTCACTGGCTTTCCCGCACTTCCCCCGTGGCCGGCACTCGGCCGGTCACCGTGATGTTCGTGATCAGCTCGGCATCCGTAGCACGTACCCGACGCCGCGCAGCGTGTGGATCAGCCGCGGTTCACTGGTGTCGACCTTGCGCCGCAGATAGGACACATAGGACTCGACGATCGAGTCGTCGCCGCGGAAGTCGTAGTTCCAGACGTGGTCGAGGATCTGCGCCTTGGACAGCACCCGGCCGGCGTTGGTCATGAAGTACCGCAGCAGCTTGAACTCGGTCGGCGACAGCTTGATCAGCTTGCCGCCGCGGTAGACCTCGTGCGTCTCCTCGTCCAGCTCGATGTCGGCGAAGGTGAGCCGCGGCGGCGGCTCGAACTCCCCGCCGGTGCGGCGCAGCACCGCCCGGATCCGGGCGATGACCTCCTCCAGGCTGAACGGCTTGGTCACGTAGTCGTCGCCGCCGAGGGTCAGGCCGCGCACCTTGTCCTCGGTGCCGTCCCGGGCGGTCAGGAACACGACCGGGGTGCGGTCGCCGCCGGAGCGCATCCGCCGAGCCACCTCGAACCCGTCCATGTCGGGCAGCATCACGTCGAGCACGACGAGGTCGGGGCGGCGACGCTGGACCGCCGTCGTGGCCTCCTGGCCCCGGGTCGCGGTGCTCACCTCGAAGCCGGCGTAGCGCAGGCTCGCCGACAGCAGTTCCAGAATGTTCGGGTCGTCCTCGACGACGAGCAGGCGCGCCTCGCTCTGCCGCCCGCCCGCACCGGCCCTCGGCTGAGCAAGATCACTCGGTCCCGCGGATGTTCCTGTGGCCATGTGACCCATCATTACCCAGAAGCTCTGGGCCGCCACTGACGAAAGCCTGTGAGTTGACTGGAAATCACCGCGGTATGAGCGTGCCGCCGAGCCGGCGATGTGAGACGGTTGGTGCATGACGAGGAATGCACACCGTCACCAACTGTCCCGTTTGACGTCACGTGGCGTACAGGTACGGTGAAGGCGACCTCGCACCCACGGACGGCAACCTCATGACACAGCTGACGATATCTCCCCGTTTCGCGGGCCGGCCGGACAGCGCCAGTCCCGGCTACGTCGCCGGACAGCTCGCCAAGCTCGCGCACAGCGCCAACGGCACGGTCGTGACCATACACACGCCGCCGCCGCTGTCGCGACCGCTCGACATCGACACCGAGTCGTCCCGCACCGGCGACGTCCACCTGTACGACAGGGAGTTGCTGATCGCGAGCGCCCGGCCGGCCGAGCCGTTCGACGCGCTCGTCCCGCCGGTCGGCTTCGAGGTCGCCGAGCTGGCCTCGGCCGGCTACCCGGGCTTCACCGAGCACCCGTACCCGAAGTGCTTCGTCTGCGGTCACCAGCGAGACAAGGGCGACGGGCTGCGGCTGTTCCCCGGCCGGCTGGACGACGGCACCGGCCGTACCGCCTGCCCCTGGGTCCCGGACGACTCGGCCACCGACGCCGACGGGCAGGTGCCGGAGGAGATCGTCTGGGCCGCGCTGGACTGCCCGGGCGGCTGGACCGTCGAGCACGAACACCGGCCGCAGGTGGTCGGCCGGATCGCGGCCCGGGTCCGGGACGTGCCGAAGCCCGGCGAACACTGCGTGGTGATGGGCCGTAGTCTGGGCTCGGACGGCCACAAGACGTACGTGGCGACGACCATCTACGGTCCGGACGGCGCCATCCTCGGGCAGGCCCTCGCCACCTGGCTCACCCTCCGCGACTGATCCGTCGGTACGATCTGCGCCCGTCACCAGACACGCCCCAGGGCCGCGACGCCACGACGGAGGTTGACGTGCGGGTACGGATGGCCGGCATCGTGCTCGGCCTGACCGCTCTGCTGGCCGGTACGGCCACTGCCTGTGGCGGGCCGGACCTCGCCATCGACGAGACGACCGCGTCCGCGATCGACGTACCGGCCCAGGTCGGCCAGCCGGACGAGGTCGCCTGGAGCGTGCCCGCCACCGTCGAGTCCGGTACCGCGCCGCTCGCCGCCGGTGCCGGCCTCATCTACGGCACCTCGTCGACCGCGAAGGGGCTGCCCGACCAGGTCGTCGCGATCGACGGCCGCACCGGCAAGCAGCGGTGGCACTACGCCCGGCGGGGCGCCCGGTCGAGCCTGGTCCGGCTCGCCGCGAGCCCGGACGGCAAGCGCCTCGCCGCCTGGTTCGAGCGCGACAGCCAGCAACTGCTCGTGGTGTTCGACGCGATGACCGGAACGGTGAAGTGGCACCGGTCGCTCGGTTCGCCGGGCGACGGGTACCGCTCGGTCGACCGGATGTGGGCCACCGACCACACGCTGATCACCCACGCGGACCGGATCGCGCACGGCATGTTCCGCCTCGACGGGTACGACATCGACTCGGGCAAGCACCTGTGGCACTGGCGTCCCGGGCCCGACTCGCACCAGTTCGCGCTGCTCGGCGCGGACGACGCGGCGACCGCCGATTCGATGCTGCTTCCGGTGCAGCGCAACGACTCCGACTCGCTCTCGGTGGAGCTGGTCGACCTCGACGACCGCGCCGGCACGCCGCGCTGGCGGCACGACTTCGTCACCGACGCGCAGCCGATCGGCCCCGGTACCCAGGTGCTGGCCCGGGTCGACGCGTTCCCGCAGGATCCGGACCGCGTCTGGTTCTCCGCCGGTGTGATCGGTGGGCCGCAGTTCGCCGGCGCGGTGTCGGCGGCCGACGGCACCGCGCTGTACAAACTGCCCACCCCGACGTACGGGCTGCCCGACACGCACCTGACCGTGGGCTTCACCCCGGCGGCCGACATGTACGCGGCGCAGGTCGCCAACGACCGGGTGGTGCCGGCGTCCACCCGCGACCCGCGTACCGGAAAGGACACCAGCTGGCCCGACTTCACCGGGCTGAACGCCGCGCTGCTCGCCGACGGCGGCACCGTGCTGGAGGCACACCGCAGCGGCAAGCGGTACGCGGCCGTCGTCTGGTCGCTGCCCGGCCGCAAGCGGCTGGGTTCGGTGTCGATCCCGGGCGAGGTGAACGAGATCATCGCGGTGCCGGGCGCGGTCGTGCTGTACGACTCGGTCGCCCGCCGCCTCACCGGCCTGCGCTGACCCGAGACCCGCGGCCGAAAAAGCCGCCGGCGACCCAACCGATCGTCCGCGTCCCGCCCTTTTGTCAGTGGGGAGTCAAGGGAGGTTGGATGCGGGCCGATCGGGAACGCGAGTACGTGGCGTACGTCGAGGCGAGCATGGTTCGCCTGCGGCGCACGGCCTACCACCTCAGCGGCAACTGGCACGCCGCGGAGGACCTGGTGCAGGAGACGCTGGCCAAGCTGTACCAGCACTGGAACCGGGTACGAGGCGTCGAGTCGATCGACGGCTATGTCCGGAAGATGCTCTACCGCACGTTCTTGGCGCAGACGAGGCGGGCCTGGTACCGCCGGATCTTCCTCACCACCGAACCGCCGGACGGACCGGCGCCGGGCGCGCGCGACCCCGACGACCGGTTGGACCTGACGGCGGCGCTGGCCCGGTTGCCCGCCGGGCAGCGGGCGGTGGTGACGCTGCGGTACCTGGAGCGGCTCGACGTGAACGAGACCGCCCGCGTTCTCGGCCGCTCCCCCGGCACCGTCAAGAGCCAGACCGCGAACGCGCTGGCGAACCTGCGCACGCTGCTCCCCGGCTACCGGGACGAGCCGCGACGCGCGGAAGCGAAGGGATGAGGCATGTCCGATCCACGACTGCAGGAACTGTTCGACGCACCGGACACCACCGATGAACCGCCGATGTCGGCAGGTTTCGCCCAGAGCACGCTCGAACGGGGGCGCCGGCGGACCCGGCGCCGGCGCGCCACCCAGGCGGTCGCGACCGGCGGGGTGGCCGCGGTGGCCGCGCTCGCCGTCGGTGGCGCGGTGGTGCTGGGCGGCGGCGCCGCGCCCGACGGCGCCCGGCCGCCGGCCGCGGCCGGCACCCACTCGGCTTCCACCGGCCAGCCGGCGACGGCCACCGAGTTGCTGAACCGCGCCTCGCTGGCCGCCTACCACCAGAACCGGACGATCCGGCCGGACCAGTTCATCTACCAGAAGACCACGGTCAAGCTGCGGGAGCCGGCGCCCGACGTGGACGGCGCACAGCTGCACGGCGACGTCGAGTCCAACCTGCGCGGCGTCAGGACCGTCCAGCGCAGCGGCACCGACGAGAGCTGGTTGTCGGTGGACGGCAGCAAGCAGGGCTGGGCCACCGGATCACTCAAGGGTGGACCCGGCGTCGCCACGACGCGGATCGAGCACCCGACCCTCGACGAGCCGACCTACCAGTACCTCACCACGCTGCCGACCGACCCGGACGCCCTGATGCGCAAGATCGATGCGGCCGCGCAGCAGCGGGCCGATCAGAAGCCGGGACAGCAGAAGCGGTTGAACGTGATGCGGTTCGAGGTCATCGAGAACGTGCTGAACGTGGGCATCGTGCCACCCGAGCTGGCCCGCCCGCTGTACACCGACCTCGGCCGGCTGTCCGGCGTCGAGCTGGTCCGCGACGCCACCGACGCGGCCGGCCGGAAGGGGGTCGGGGTGGCGATCACCGACCCCGACAGCCAGATCCGCTACACGATCATCTTCGACCGGCACGACTACCGGTTCCTCGGCTTCAAGACCGACGACCCGGCCACCGGAAAGTACCTGACGTGGACGGCGGTCCTGGCCGTCGACGTGGTCGACCACGTGAAGTGACCCGGACCGTCGGCCGGAGCCCCACGCCGGCCGGCCGCCGGCACTGACAGCACGCGGACGGCGGTTGCCCGGGCAGCCGCCGTCCGCGCGTGTGCCGGGCCCCCCGCACGGGCGGGCCGAAGTTGGGGATTGCGCGGCCGATGTGGTATTCACCTGCCGTGACGATCGGAACGGTGGGACCTGCTCGCAACGAACCCGACCGCCTCCGGTCGCTACAGGACGAAGCCGAGCAGCTACTCAAGGAGCATCGCGCCGACGAGGCGTCGGTGCCGCTGCGCGAGCTCGCGCGCCGGCAACCCGACCACGCCCGTACCTGGCTGCGGCTGGCCGCGGCACTGCTCGCCGGCAACGGCGGTACCGCGGCCGACACCGAGGCGCGCGACGCCGCCGAACGGGCCGTCGCGCTCGACCCGGCCAGCGCGATCGGGTACCGGATGCTCTCCGAGGCGGCGCTGCGGCTCGGCGACCGGGACGCGGCACTGAACACCATGCGGGCGGCGGTGTCGGCCGCGCCGGACAGCTGGGTCACCCATCTCGACCTGGCCGCCGCGCTGGTCGAACGGCCCGGCGGCGGGGTGGAGGCCTGGCAGCTGGCCAAGCGCGCCGCGTCGATCGCGCCGCAGCGTGCCGAGCCGCACGTCCTGCTGGGCGACCTCGCGCTGCGGGCCGGCGACATGGACAAGGCGGCCGCCGGGTACGCCGACGCGCTGGACCGGGCGCCCGGCGACGTGATGGTCACCCGCAAGCTGGCCGAGCTGCACCACCGGCTGGACGGCGGCCCGGCCGCGGGGCTGCGCGCCGCCGGCCCCGAGGCCGACCCGGCGATGGCACCGAGCGACCCGTGGGCGGGCGAACCGGACACCTTCCGCGCCTACGCCCCGGACACCGGCCGGCACGACGCGACCGCCTCGGGCCGGCCGCCGGCGCCGGACCCGCAGCCGGCCGACCCGAACGGGGCCGAACCGGCCCTCGGTGCCCACCGGCCGGCCCGCGTGCTCGGCAACTGCCTGTCCGTCCTGGGCATCCTCGCCGCGGCGGTGGCCGGCATGCTGCTCGTGTTGCGGCCGTCCGGCGCGACCGGGTGGTACCAGGCGGTCACCGGGATCGCCGCGGTCGGCCTGGTGGTGGTCACGGTGCTGCTGCTGGCGGGCAGTGCGGCCGGCTGGCGCCAGCTGACCGGCGGGCGCGGCGGGCTCGTGGCCAGCCTGATCTTCGGCGTCCTCGCGGTACTCGCCGGCCCGATCGGCGCCATCGCCGGCTCGGTACCGGTCTTGCTGGTCGCCGTCGCGCTCGGCGTGCTGGGCTGCCTGTGCGGTCACCTCGTCGCCCGCGGCGCGGTCCGCCGGGACCGGGCCGGCACGCCGGCCCGCCGGACCACCGGCCGCCACGGCCGCTGACCCGCGCGGCACGCTCCTTCCGCGGCGTTGATCGTGGATGGCGTCGACCGGCAACCGCTCTCCGCACGGATCGCACGGATCGCACGGATCGCACGGATCGCACGGTGATCAACTCGCGCTGCACCATGATCGACACGTGCCCGGGCGGGTGCGGCATGGTAGGTAGTACGGCATGACGTCGGATGTGATCGTGGTCGGTGCCGGCCACAACGGGCTGGTCGCGGCAACCCTGCTGGCGCGTGCCGGCCTGACCGTGCAGGTACTGGAGCGCGCCGAGGTCGTCGGTGGCGCCTGCCGCACCGAGGCACCGTTCGGCAAGACTCCCGGGGTCCGGGTGTCGTCCGGGGCGTACCTGCTGGGGCTGATGCCGCCGGAGCTGATCGCGACGCTCGACATCGACCTGCCGCTGGTCCGGCGCGACCCGCACTACTTCCTGCCCGCGCGCGACGGGCGGTACCTGCTGCTCGGCGGCGACCGGGCGGCTGCCCGCCGGCAGTTCGCGGAGTTCTTCACCGAGGCCGACGACCGCGCCGACGAGGCGCTGCGGGCCGAACTGTCCGCACTGGCGAACGACCTCGCCCCGGCCTGGCTGGCCGAGCCGCTGCCGGTGGAGCAGACCGCCGAGCGGTACATCCGGCCGCAGCTGCGGGACACGTTCGTCGACCTGGTGCGCGGCTCGGCGATCGACTACCTGTCCCGGTTCGGGTTCGCCTCCGAGCAGGTGATCGCGATGTACGCGGTCACCGACGGGATGCCGGGACTGACCGGCTCGCCCTGGACGCCCGGCAGCGGCCACAACATGCTGGTGCACAACATGTGCCGGCTGCCCGGCGCGGACGGCACCTGGATGGTGGTCCGCGGCGGCATGGGCACCGTCACCCGGACGCTGGCCGCGGCCGCCACCGCCGCCGGCGCCACCATCCGTACCGGCGTGACCGTCGACGAGATCACCACCGCCGGTGGCGCCGTCACCGGGGTGCGCGCCCGCAGCACCGGCGGCCCGGACACCGACGCGGCCGAGTACGGCGCGAGCGCGGTGCTGGTGGCGACCGACCCGTACCGGCTGCCGGCGCTGCTCGGCGCGACCTGCCCGCCGGAGCTGGCCGACCGGATCGACGGGTACGCCCGGCGCTCCGGCGGCCAGACGATGAAGGTCAACCTGGCGCTGTCCGACCTGCCGCGGTTCGCCGCGCTGCCGCAGCCGCGCGGCCAGCACGGCACCACCGTGCACCTGCTGCCCGAGCCGGCCGCGGACGGCTCGGTGCTCACCGCGGTACGGCAGGGGTTCGACGCGGCCGCCGCCGGCCGGCTCGATCCGCTGCCGCCGGTCGAGTGGTACCTGCACTCCACCCTCGACCCGTCGCTCGGCGACGACGCGGGCCGGCACTCCTCGGCGCTGTTCGTGCAGGGCGTGCCGCACACCCCGGCCGGCTCCGACTGGGCCACCGAGAAGGACGGGTACGTGCGGCGGCTGCTGGAGTTCGTCGACGGCTACGCGCCGGGCGTCGGTGACCTGGTCGACGACGTGTACGCGCTGGCGCCGCCGGACATCGAGGCACACTTCGGCATCACCGGCGGCAACATCTTCCACGTCGACAACGCGATCAGCTTCACCGACCGGATGCCGTACCGCACCGGCGTGGCCGGCGTCTACGCGGGCGCCGCCGGCTGCTTCCCGGCCGGCTCGGTGATCGGCTGCGCCGGCCACAACGCCGCCCACGCCCTCCTCGCCGACCTGCACTGACATGGACAAACTTTAGCCCGAGCTATAGTCTAGCGATGTCCACCAACGGGGAAAGATGGACCATCCGGGTCACTAGCGAGGTTCGCGCGTGGCTTCGTGAACTCAATACAGCCCAGCCCAGCACCTACCGAGACGTCAACGCAGCCATCGACCTGCTTGCGGAAATCGGTCCGGCACTGGGCCGGCCACTGGTCGACACGCTGCATGGATCCGACGTACACAACCTGAAAGAACTGCGCCCCCGATCGGGCAGGGAGATGGCACTGCGAATTCTGTTCGCGTTCGACCCTTGGTCGCAGGCGATTCTGCTGACCGCCGGCAACAAGGCGGGTAACTGGTCAGCCTGGTACACCGAGGCGATCCCGGTCGCCGAGAAGGCATATGCGGCTTGGCTGATCGCGGAAGCTCAGCGCCGGAAGGAGACGGATCGATGACCGAGTTCTACGACTGGGACGACGTTCGGGCCGAGTTGCACGACGGCGATGACGAGGCGCTGGCGCAGGCGCGGGCGCGCACCGAGGCGTGGATCAGCGCGTATCACCTCGCGGAGGAGCGGAAGCGACTCGGGTTGACGCAGCGGGATGTTGCC
This genomic interval carries:
- a CDS encoding SigE family RNA polymerase sigma factor, with amino-acid sequence MRADREREYVAYVEASMVRLRRTAYHLSGNWHAAEDLVQETLAKLYQHWNRVRGVESIDGYVRKMLYRTFLAQTRRAWYRRIFLTTEPPDGPAPGARDPDDRLDLTAALARLPAGQRAVVTLRYLERLDVNETARVLGRSPGTVKSQTANALANLRTLLPGYRDEPRRAEAKG
- a CDS encoding phytoene desaturase family protein, which codes for MTSDVIVVGAGHNGLVAATLLARAGLTVQVLERAEVVGGACRTEAPFGKTPGVRVSSGAYLLGLMPPELIATLDIDLPLVRRDPHYFLPARDGRYLLLGGDRAAARRQFAEFFTEADDRADEALRAELSALANDLAPAWLAEPLPVEQTAERYIRPQLRDTFVDLVRGSAIDYLSRFGFASEQVIAMYAVTDGMPGLTGSPWTPGSGHNMLVHNMCRLPGADGTWMVVRGGMGTVTRTLAAAATAAGATIRTGVTVDEITTAGGAVTGVRARSTGGPDTDAAEYGASAVLVATDPYRLPALLGATCPPELADRIDGYARRSGGQTMKVNLALSDLPRFAALPQPRGQHGTTVHLLPEPAADGSVLTAVRQGFDAAAAGRLDPLPPVEWYLHSTLDPSLGDDAGRHSSALFVQGVPHTPAGSDWATEKDGYVRRLLEFVDGYAPGVGDLVDDVYALAPPDIEAHFGITGGNIFHVDNAISFTDRMPYRTGVAGVYAGAAGCFPAGSVIGCAGHNAAHALLADLH
- a CDS encoding transcriptional regulator, giving the protein MTEFYDWDDVRAELHDGDDEALAQARARTEAWISAYHLAEERKRLGLTQRDVAEAMGVTPGRVSQIENGDLDVNEVATLGRYAQALGAKLRIIFDYGTDMRQIA
- a CDS encoding type II toxin-antitoxin system RelE/ParE family toxin — encoded protein: MSTNGERWTIRVTSEVRAWLRELNTAQPSTYRDVNAAIDLLAEIGPALGRPLVDTLHGSDVHNLKELRPRSGREMALRILFAFDPWSQAILLTAGNKAGNWSAWYTEAIPVAEKAYAAWLIAEAQRRKETDR
- a CDS encoding tetratricopeptide repeat protein; translation: MGPARNEPDRLRSLQDEAEQLLKEHRADEASVPLRELARRQPDHARTWLRLAAALLAGNGGTAADTEARDAAERAVALDPASAIGYRMLSEAALRLGDRDAALNTMRAAVSAAPDSWVTHLDLAAALVERPGGGVEAWQLAKRAASIAPQRAEPHVLLGDLALRAGDMDKAAAGYADALDRAPGDVMVTRKLAELHHRLDGGPAAGLRAAGPEADPAMAPSDPWAGEPDTFRAYAPDTGRHDATASGRPPAPDPQPADPNGAEPALGAHRPARVLGNCLSVLGILAAAVAGMLLVLRPSGATGWYQAVTGIAAVGLVVVTVLLLAGSAAGWRQLTGGRGGLVASLIFGVLAVLAGPIGAIAGSVPVLLVAVALGVLGCLCGHLVARGAVRRDRAGTPARRTTGRHGR
- a CDS encoding CU044_5270 family protein, translated to MSDPRLQELFDAPDTTDEPPMSAGFAQSTLERGRRRTRRRRATQAVATGGVAAVAALAVGGAVVLGGGAAPDGARPPAAAGTHSASTGQPATATELLNRASLAAYHQNRTIRPDQFIYQKTTVKLREPAPDVDGAQLHGDVESNLRGVRTVQRSGTDESWLSVDGSKQGWATGSLKGGPGVATTRIEHPTLDEPTYQYLTTLPTDPDALMRKIDAAAQQRADQKPGQQKRLNVMRFEVIENVLNVGIVPPELARPLYTDLGRLSGVELVRDATDAAGRKGVGVAITDPDSQIRYTIIFDRHDYRFLGFKTDDPATGKYLTWTAVLAVDVVDHVK
- a CDS encoding response regulator transcription factor, translated to MATGTSAGPSDLAQPRAGAGGRQSEARLLVVEDDPNILELLSASLRYAGFEVSTATRGQEATTAVQRRRPDLVVLDVMLPDMDGFEVARRMRSGGDRTPVVFLTARDGTEDKVRGLTLGGDDYVTKPFSLEEVIARIRAVLRRTGGEFEPPPRLTFADIELDEETHEVYRGGKLIKLSPTEFKLLRYFMTNAGRVLSKAQILDHVWNYDFRGDDSIVESYVSYLRRKVDTSEPRLIHTLRGVGYVLRMPS
- a CDS encoding PQQ-binding-like beta-propeller repeat protein, with the protein product MRVRMAGIVLGLTALLAGTATACGGPDLAIDETTASAIDVPAQVGQPDEVAWSVPATVESGTAPLAAGAGLIYGTSSTAKGLPDQVVAIDGRTGKQRWHYARRGARSSLVRLAASPDGKRLAAWFERDSQQLLVVFDAMTGTVKWHRSLGSPGDGYRSVDRMWATDHTLITHADRIAHGMFRLDGYDIDSGKHLWHWRPGPDSHQFALLGADDAATADSMLLPVQRNDSDSLSVELVDLDDRAGTPRWRHDFVTDAQPIGPGTQVLARVDAFPQDPDRVWFSAGVIGGPQFAGAVSAADGTALYKLPTPTYGLPDTHLTVGFTPAADMYAAQVANDRVVPASTRDPRTGKDTSWPDFTGLNAALLADGGTVLEAHRSGKRYAAVVWSLPGRKRLGSVSIPGEVNEIIAVPGAVVLYDSVARRLTGLR